One Ktedonobacteraceae bacterium genomic region harbors:
- the tig gene encoding trigger factor, which produces MKVSVEKLPSSEALVAVDFSWEEVQKASDKAYRKLVQKVDVPGFRRGKAPRSILERRLGKESIYQEGLDDLMTETYRNALKEYDLTPLAQPEVDAPEFEIGEPYHFTIKVPILSPVELGDYRSLHFEREEAIVTSEEVEQELESMRDQQAQWIEVQRPAQIGDRVTVDLKLTVEDATISDLKDNPFELTGERHGLFSGMDEHIVGMSAGESKTFTTTIPADYANEKIAGKEASFAVTVHKVEFKEAPELDDALAAKVSNGKYETLEDLRKAISDSQLETKKRRIRDELRERVVDAVIEQAQVTVHHVLVHEEAEEMMHQLSHLLEQQRMSMDQYLMLMRKSRQEYLEELEPEAEKRVKRQLVLEAVAEKEEIEVTPEEVESLFRAYAQIGQNLPQSEEQIRAIASSLRREKAITKLVALTTDPDPDEEIEEQAEEEASIANAEAAALTGEKDVEDIIDEDEAQASEAAITPEPTETEAQ; this is translated from the coding sequence GTGAAGGTCTCGGTTGAAAAATTGCCTTCCAGTGAGGCTCTCGTTGCAGTTGATTTTTCCTGGGAAGAGGTACAGAAGGCCTCAGACAAGGCATATCGTAAATTGGTACAAAAGGTTGATGTACCGGGCTTTCGCCGTGGCAAGGCCCCGCGTTCGATATTGGAGCGCAGGCTCGGCAAAGAATCTATCTATCAAGAAGGTCTCGACGATCTGATGACCGAGACGTACCGCAACGCGCTCAAAGAGTACGATCTCACTCCTCTCGCGCAGCCGGAGGTGGATGCCCCAGAGTTTGAAATCGGCGAACCATACCATTTCACCATCAAAGTCCCTATTCTCAGCCCCGTCGAACTGGGTGATTACCGTTCGCTGCACTTTGAACGCGAGGAAGCCATCGTGACATCGGAAGAGGTTGAGCAAGAACTGGAGTCGATGCGCGACCAGCAAGCGCAATGGATAGAAGTCCAGCGCCCGGCGCAAATTGGTGACCGCGTCACGGTAGACCTCAAGCTGACCGTCGAGGACGCGACGATTTCTGATTTGAAGGACAATCCTTTTGAACTCACCGGCGAGCGGCATGGCCTCTTCAGCGGCATGGATGAACATATTGTTGGCATGTCCGCGGGCGAGAGCAAGACCTTTACCACCACCATTCCCGCGGACTACGCCAATGAGAAAATCGCCGGAAAAGAAGCCAGTTTCGCGGTGACGGTGCATAAGGTAGAATTTAAAGAGGCACCTGAACTCGACGACGCGCTGGCCGCGAAGGTCAGCAACGGCAAGTACGAGACGTTGGAAGACTTGCGCAAAGCCATCAGCGACAGCCAGCTAGAAACCAAGAAGCGCCGTATTCGTGATGAGCTGCGCGAACGCGTCGTCGATGCAGTTATCGAGCAGGCCCAGGTAACGGTTCATCACGTCCTCGTACATGAAGAGGCCGAAGAGATGATGCACCAGCTCTCACACCTGCTGGAGCAGCAGCGCATGTCTATGGATCAGTACCTGATGCTGATGCGCAAATCGCGCCAGGAATACCTGGAGGAGCTTGAACCGGAGGCCGAAAAGCGTGTCAAGCGGCAACTGGTGCTCGAGGCCGTAGCGGAGAAGGAAGAGATCGAAGTCACTCCAGAAGAAGTGGAATCGCTCTTCCGCGCTTATGCTCAGATCGGGCAAAATCTGCCGCAGTCCGAGGAGCAGATTCGCGCCATTGCGAGCAGCCTGCGCCGCGAGAAAGCGATCACGAAACTCGTCGCATTGACGACCGACCCCGATCCCGACGAGGAAATAGAAGAACAGGCCGAAGAGGAGGCCAGCATAGCCAACGCCGAGGCAGCGGCCCTCACAGGCGAGAAGGATGTCGAAGATATCATTGACGAGGACGAGGCTCAAGCCAGTGAAGCAGCAATCACTCCAGAGCCGACCGAAACCGAAGCACAATAG
- the clpX gene encoding ATP-dependent Clp protease ATP-binding subunit ClpX: MANSKSMRTTYRCSFCGKSQDQVQRLIAGPGGVYICDECIDLCREIIEEEQATVAKPRLQSGKIPTPKKIYEQLSHYVIGQERAKKALSVAVYNHYKRIGVGMQVDDVELGKSNILLIGPTGCGKTLLAQTLAKILDVPFCIADATALTEAGYVGEDVENILLRLIQAADFDVARAERGIVYVDEIDKIARKSDNPSITRDVSGEGVQQALLKIIEGTVANVPPQGGRKHPHQDFIQINTSNILFICGGAFEGLEKIIEQRLGSNKSMGFRSSAPVEKGEKSVLSQLIPDDLLKYGLIPEFVGRLPVAVSLDSLDKDALIRILTEPKNAIVKQYQKFLQLDRVELVFTSDALDAAAEGALKQRTGARGLRSIIEDVLLDVMYEIPSRADVKKVIINGDVINAHHKPLLITRTERATAYDESA, translated from the coding sequence GTGGCAAACTCGAAGAGTATGCGAACAACCTATCGTTGTTCATTTTGTGGCAAGAGCCAGGACCAGGTGCAGCGGCTCATCGCCGGCCCTGGCGGCGTCTATATTTGTGATGAGTGCATCGATCTCTGCCGTGAAATTATCGAGGAAGAGCAAGCCACTGTAGCCAAGCCCCGCCTGCAAAGCGGCAAAATACCCACACCGAAGAAGATTTACGAGCAATTGAGCCATTACGTGATTGGACAGGAGCGCGCGAAAAAGGCGCTGTCCGTGGCCGTCTATAATCACTATAAACGTATCGGCGTCGGGATGCAGGTGGACGATGTGGAACTGGGTAAGAGCAATATTCTCCTCATCGGCCCTACGGGATGCGGTAAGACCCTGCTGGCGCAGACGCTGGCAAAAATACTGGATGTGCCTTTCTGCATTGCCGACGCCACCGCGCTCACTGAGGCCGGTTATGTGGGCGAAGATGTCGAAAATATCTTGCTACGCCTCATCCAGGCCGCGGACTTCGATGTGGCACGCGCCGAACGCGGTATTGTCTATGTCGATGAGATCGACAAAATCGCGCGCAAGTCCGATAACCCATCCATCACACGCGATGTCTCCGGCGAAGGCGTACAGCAGGCTTTGCTCAAGATTATCGAGGGCACGGTCGCCAATGTGCCCCCGCAGGGAGGGCGCAAGCACCCGCACCAGGATTTTATTCAGATCAATACCTCTAATATCCTTTTTATTTGTGGCGGAGCCTTCGAAGGGTTGGAGAAAATCATCGAGCAGCGCCTGGGTAGCAATAAGAGCATGGGCTTCAGATCATCCGCGCCGGTTGAAAAGGGCGAGAAATCCGTATTGTCGCAGCTGATCCCCGACGATTTGCTCAAGTATGGCCTGATCCCGGAGTTTGTCGGGCGCCTGCCCGTCGCCGTCTCGCTGGACAGCCTCGATAAAGACGCGCTGATTCGCATTTTGACCGAACCCAAAAATGCTATCGTGAAACAATATCAAAAGTTTTTACAACTTGATCGTGTCGAACTTGTTTTCACCAGTGATGCCCTCGATGCCGCTGCCGAAGGCGCCTTGAAGCAGCGTACCGGAGCGCGCGGCCTGCGTAGTATCATTGAAGATGTGTTGCTAGACGTGATGTACGAAATCCCATCACGCGCTGATGTGAAAAAAGTCATTATCAACGGTGATGTGATAAACGCCCATCATAAACCATTGCTTATCACACGCACGGAAAGGGCCACTGCTTATGATGAGTCTGCATAA
- a CDS encoding S53 family peptidase: protein MKSFKYSNRMAGAGIALVMLLGLFAGALYFHGSSADAHAANPGTIRPHAVNVSPKYLSAGAQLGNGDVKFNCQAPGAPVRCYGPNQIRNAYAIQPLLDKGLNGQGRTIVIIDAFQSPTIVHDLHLFDSVFGLHNPTLNIIAPYGLTPWNPNDPNQVGWSAEITLDVEWSHAVAPDATIDLVLALSNQDQDLFNVTKYAVDHNLGDVLSQSFGEAETCADPNLLAQEHALYEEARQKGITVFASSGDQGAAQLTCDGSTYFLSASTPASDPLVTSVGGTYLNANPQSGKYQGEAAWNDSFGASGGGFSTIYARPGYQGGFFSNKGRGVPDVAYNGDVNGGVLGAWSESGQGKNLFFIFGGTSAGSPQWAALTTIADQAAHGRLGFINPKLYSIARNPSLYAACFHDITVGDNTFTGAGSNGQQVTIQGYNTHTGWDAVTGLGTPIANVLVKVLSGGGQ from the coding sequence ATGAAGAGCTTCAAATATTCAAACCGCATGGCGGGCGCAGGAATTGCCCTTGTCATGCTGCTCGGCCTTTTTGCCGGTGCGCTCTATTTCCATGGCAGCAGCGCTGACGCACACGCCGCTAACCCTGGGACGATTCGGCCTCACGCGGTCAATGTCAGCCCGAAATATCTGAGCGCCGGTGCTCAACTAGGCAATGGTGATGTCAAATTCAATTGCCAGGCTCCCGGAGCGCCTGTACGCTGCTATGGACCGAACCAGATTCGCAACGCATACGCCATCCAGCCGCTGCTGGATAAAGGTTTGAACGGTCAGGGAAGAACCATCGTGATAATCGATGCCTTCCAGAGTCCAACCATCGTGCATGACCTGCACCTGTTCGACAGCGTCTTCGGTCTGCATAACCCAACCTTGAATATCATTGCTCCCTATGGACTGACGCCGTGGAATCCTAACGATCCTAACCAGGTCGGTTGGTCGGCTGAAATCACTCTTGATGTTGAATGGTCGCATGCCGTGGCTCCGGATGCCACGATTGACCTGGTACTCGCCCTGAGCAACCAGGACCAGGACCTGTTCAATGTCACGAAGTATGCTGTCGATCACAATCTGGGCGATGTGCTTTCTCAGAGCTTCGGTGAGGCGGAGACCTGCGCCGATCCTAACCTGCTGGCGCAGGAGCACGCGCTTTACGAGGAAGCAAGGCAGAAAGGTATTACGGTTTTCGCCTCTTCCGGCGACCAGGGCGCGGCTCAACTGACGTGCGACGGCAGCACCTACTTCCTCAGCGCATCTACTCCGGCCAGCGATCCGCTGGTGACGAGCGTCGGCGGTACCTACCTGAACGCCAACCCCCAGAGCGGGAAGTACCAGGGTGAGGCGGCCTGGAACGATTCATTTGGTGCCAGCGGCGGCGGCTTCAGCACCATTTATGCTCGTCCCGGTTATCAGGGCGGCTTCTTCAGCAATAAGGGGCGCGGCGTGCCGGATGTGGCCTACAATGGCGACGTAAATGGCGGCGTGCTAGGGGCCTGGAGCGAGTCCGGCCAGGGCAAAAACCTGTTCTTCATCTTTGGTGGTACCAGCGCCGGTTCTCCGCAGTGGGCCGCTCTCACCACCATCGCTGACCAGGCGGCGCACGGGCGTTTGGGTTTCATCAATCCCAAACTCTACTCTATTGCCAGGAATCCATCCCTCTATGCAGCCTGCTTCCACGATATTACCGTTGGGGACAACACTTTCACCGGCGCTGGAAGCAATGGCCAGCAGGTGACCATCCAGGGCTATAACACGCATACAGGATGGGATGCTGTCACAGGATTGGGCACGCCTATCGCGAATGTGCTTGTGAAAGTCCTTTCAGGTGGGGGTCAATAA
- the lon gene encoding endopeptidase La has product MSEQEHQDTHVDDQETYPLVALKNMVVFPRTRMTLSVAREKSVCAVEEAMMRPDHLLIAAAQRNPDIDDPQPKDIYPMGTLVELTGVHRQPDGSVQILLSGMRRVIIDEFFDLEPFFQVSIKVQQEPHVRGPQADALVRSATSLFERYAQLNRRFSVEDINSIVALKTPARLSDMLAAHLVSDPLQKQDLLETLDPLERLEKICVIMGNEIEILELESTIRSRVRSQVDRTQKEFYLREQLRAIQEELGIETSSEAHDLRARLHEKNLPPDVAVKVRKEIDRLENTPPQSAEIAVLRSYIDWILALPWTERTEDSFSIEATRRILDEDHYGLEGIKERIIDFLAVRQLRLKRASAGGLANSESQGQILCFIGPPGVGKTSLGRSIARALGRKFARISLGGVHDEAEIRGHRRTYVGALPGRIIQSMKTVGVRNPVFLLDEIDKLSSEYKGDPAAALLEVLDPEQNSMFTDHYLEVPFDLSEVFFICTGNVKYQIPRPLADRMDIIDLPGYMLEEKVNIGQRHLLPKVLAEHGLAPDQLKIPQSVMQQIVTGYTREAGVRNLERQLATICRKTARRIIEKPDTHVRLTAHSLEQYLGMPRYSDSPVNSNTQVGVAMGLAVTELGGILLPVEVATMVGKGDLIITGQLGDVMRESAVAALSYIRSRADELQIDPNFQDTTDLHIHMPENALPKDGPSAGITIATALISAMTGRPIRGGIAMTGEITLRGRVLGIGGLKEKVLAAHSANIYHILIPGENKKDLADIPAKVRQRINFTLVDSMDQVIEAALLDAPPGIENHRQHEEKLAPGAIPLYLEDRKPTPREQPVPRPATPDEENDEADDHKREPFLPPPNHHDSYPQIQAHDKKQDRQRFS; this is encoded by the coding sequence GTGAGCGAACAAGAACACCAGGATACACATGTAGATGACCAGGAGACGTATCCTCTGGTGGCGTTGAAAAATATGGTTGTTTTCCCCCGCACTCGTATGACGCTGTCAGTGGCGCGCGAAAAATCGGTATGCGCCGTTGAAGAGGCGATGATGCGCCCGGACCACCTGCTGATCGCCGCGGCACAGCGCAATCCCGATATCGATGATCCCCAACCCAAAGATATTTATCCCATGGGCACGTTGGTCGAGCTGACCGGCGTGCATCGCCAGCCGGACGGCAGCGTGCAGATACTCTTAAGCGGCATGCGCCGCGTCATCATTGATGAGTTTTTCGATCTGGAGCCTTTTTTTCAGGTCAGCATCAAAGTGCAGCAGGAGCCACACGTGCGCGGCCCGCAGGCCGATGCCCTGGTACGTTCCGCCACCAGCCTTTTTGAGCGCTACGCGCAGCTCAACCGCCGCTTCTCCGTCGAAGATATCAACTCTATTGTAGCCCTCAAGACCCCTGCCCGCCTCTCAGACATGCTCGCCGCGCACCTTGTCTCCGATCCTCTACAGAAGCAAGACCTGCTGGAAACCCTCGACCCCCTGGAACGGCTCGAGAAGATCTGTGTGATTATGGGCAATGAAATCGAGATTCTTGAGCTCGAATCGACCATCCGCAGCCGCGTGCGTTCGCAGGTGGATCGCACGCAGAAAGAATTTTACCTGCGCGAGCAGCTGCGGGCCATCCAGGAAGAGTTAGGCATCGAGACATCCAGCGAGGCGCATGACCTGCGCGCAAGGCTGCACGAAAAGAACCTGCCGCCCGATGTCGCGGTCAAGGTGCGCAAAGAGATTGATCGTCTCGAAAATACGCCCCCTCAGTCGGCAGAGATTGCCGTACTGCGCTCCTATATCGACTGGATACTGGCCCTGCCATGGACGGAGCGCACCGAGGACAGCTTCAGTATCGAGGCGACGCGCCGTATCCTGGACGAGGATCATTACGGGCTGGAGGGCATCAAAGAGCGCATCATCGATTTCCTGGCGGTACGCCAGCTGCGCCTGAAGCGCGCCAGCGCGGGCGGCCTCGCCAACAGCGAGAGCCAGGGCCAGATACTTTGTTTCATCGGCCCGCCGGGAGTCGGCAAAACATCCCTGGGACGCTCGATAGCGCGCGCGCTCGGTCGTAAATTCGCGCGTATCTCGCTGGGCGGCGTCCATGATGAAGCCGAAATACGCGGGCATCGCCGCACCTATGTCGGCGCTCTGCCGGGTCGCATCATTCAATCTATGAAGACGGTCGGTGTGCGCAATCCGGTTTTCCTGCTCGATGAGATAGACAAGCTCTCTTCTGAATACAAGGGAGACCCGGCGGCGGCTCTGCTGGAAGTTCTCGATCCTGAGCAGAACAGCATGTTTACCGATCATTACCTGGAAGTGCCTTTCGATCTTTCCGAGGTCTTCTTCATCTGCACCGGCAACGTGAAATACCAGATTCCCCGTCCGCTGGCCGACCGCATGGATATCATCGACCTGCCCGGCTACATGCTGGAGGAGAAAGTCAATATCGGCCAGCGCCACCTCTTGCCCAAGGTGCTGGCGGAACATGGTCTTGCTCCCGACCAGTTGAAGATTCCGCAGTCCGTGATGCAGCAAATCGTAACCGGATACACGCGCGAGGCAGGCGTGCGCAACCTCGAGCGGCAACTGGCAACCATCTGCCGCAAAACCGCGCGCCGCATCATCGAGAAACCCGACACACATGTACGCCTGACCGCCCACAGCCTGGAGCAATATCTGGGCATGCCGCGCTACAGCGATAGTCCGGTCAACTCCAATACGCAGGTAGGCGTGGCGATGGGCCTGGCCGTCACAGAATTGGGCGGCATCCTGTTGCCCGTGGAGGTGGCCACCATGGTTGGCAAAGGCGATCTGATTATCACCGGCCAGCTGGGGGACGTGATGCGCGAATCCGCCGTGGCCGCGCTTTCCTACATCCGCTCCCGCGCCGATGAACTGCAGATCGATCCAAATTTCCAGGACACGACCGACCTGCACATTCACATGCCGGAGAATGCTCTGCCCAAGGATGGCCCATCCGCCGGTATCACCATCGCCACGGCGCTCATCTCGGCCATGACCGGGCGTCCTATACGCGGCGGCATCGCCATGACCGGTGAAATTACGCTACGCGGGCGCGTGCTGGGTATCGGTGGTCTGAAAGAAAAAGTGCTGGCAGCCCACTCCGCCAATATCTACCACATCTTGATCCCGGGAGAAAATAAGAAAGACCTGGCCGATATTCCGGCCAAAGTGCGCCAGCGCATCAACTTCACGCTGGTCGATTCGATGGACCAGGTGATCGAAGCCGCCCTACTCGATGCCCCGCCCGGCATCGAGAATCACAGGCAGCATGAAGAGAAACTGGCGCCAGGCGCCATACCTCTTTACCTGGAAGATCGCAAGCCGACTCCGCGCGAACAACCGGTGCCGCGGCCCGCCACTCCCGACGAAGAGAACGACGAGGCAGACGACCACAAACGCGAGCCGTTTCTGCCGCCCCCTAACCACCACGACTCGTACCCTCAGATACAGGCGCACGATAAAAAGCAGGACAGGCAGAGATTTTCTTGA